Within Planococcus citri chromosome 2, ihPlaCitr1.1, whole genome shotgun sequence, the genomic segment taaaaaattcggatggcattatttcgtaatgtcgatttaaaaaaattgaaattttatgaaaaaattggaatttttgatttaaaacgtaaaaaaaagttctgactggtgaagttgacccatttgacccatatttttacgtatccgttgaaaaagttgaaaaccccctttcacttgataaaatgaactcatcacaaaaaaaatcaaaattctgagtaaattgaaaaaataacgaattttaattttttttttgctatgagtgtaatttttatcaacttttttatgaaatacgtcaaaaagaggtcaaaataagacaactgaataaattaaaactttttttgatgtttggaattgaaaattgaatttttttgaatttggattttttgtgatgagtttatttcatcaagtaagagggggttttcaactttttcaacggatacgtaaaaatagggatcaaatgggtcaacgagaccgtgatttttggaaaaaatttcaactgtctgaattcatttttcgatttttggcgaatttttgaaaatgcaaaactgaccattttggtgatttatgttttttttaaattttttttatttaataaaatgatGATTAGTCCTGAAATTAATATTGATCTCCTGAATCCGAATTTCGacgtttcaagccattctggagcttccaggaaacttgattttttaactATATTTTTCTTCTAAGAAAGCTGGTAAGAAAACGCACTTTTGGTTTTTACTTTGGAATTCGTCGGCTCAAACGTGGATGAATTCGGTGAACAGGTGGACTATAaggcacaactcgatttttagctgttcaAGTCAATATCGACGCCTTCCGaagtgaattcaaaattctggagaaatttaaaatcgcactggatgctccagaatgacttgaaacgGCAAAATTCGGATTCGAGGGATTGGTTTTAAATTAAATGCaacgattcgtgcaaatttcgaaaattttcttgcgaacagaaaacgtttgaatttttgactatttccTTTACTACGATTTTGTTTCTTATtcgtttttttagaaatattttcaaatagtgCTTTTGACCAATGGTTTTTACTCATTTGTTGAATTattgttgaagaaaatttccaatttatactcatttgttttgttagaaattaaagatttgagcttttttagaactttcatTTTCCGAAATGATTTTCCTTtgaaacctcaattttttgtgattcagTCAATTTGGCAGGGCACACTGTTACAATCtccaaagcaatttgtttccccaaCATGGGAACCTAGAGAACTTTCAATGGGttgaaaaaaagctgatcaAGAAAACACGATAAAATTTTGTGTGGTAATTTTTCcgtatttctattttattttttatcgatgACATAAGTATAGCTCGTCAGCAAATCACGTTAAAAAACAGATTACCTACCTAACGAAAGAAGGAGGAGCGAAGGACGTCAACACTGTATTGAtgtcccctccccccacccacccGATGgcatgtgtaattcatttttcaaggatctggaaaattggagaaattggtctggaaaatctggaaaagtcagggaaaatcatttccgaACATGGGTGGACAGTGTGGACACCCTGGGTGGTCCTCTACTAGGCTGTAGGCTATATTTTacaaatgcgaaaatttttaacATAAAATCAGCTAATATCGaattaatttgattaaaaatgcaaaatacgagttgatgaaaaattttcatgcccGCATGTGACTTCGCCAAAAACACTCATCATAAAAAAACATTCTATGTAAATGAATGTAAGCCGACAAAACTTTAGAGGACGTGCAGGTTGATCCCCAGTTAAATTGTAGTCAATGAACTCGCAGTCAGATAATctttttgtgttgaaatttaCGCGTTGGTGGAGACAAGGAACTTAGCATCTGACTATCTACCTAATTCTAGCTACGTgagaaaaactgtaaaaaaaatttttatgaatttttcctaCGAGCTGAAGATCGGGCAAACATGCTTACATAGGTAATGCATATAGTGGTGTTGTTCCATACAATTCAGTTTTTTAGTTCACTCACTGTATGGAACACACTGTAGGATATTTATTATTCGCGACGTTTTGAATCCCTTGTGTTAAAATGACGAATCAGCTGTCTAGTATGTACAATTTGCTACCTGGTACCGGGTCTATAAGGCACGCcttcctctcattttttttcttcgtcgaaGGCCACAGTATTGTTTACTGTACTTCTGGACCaaattaccaaattgagctTGCACATTTCGCATGCACGATTCCATCTCTATTTACATCTGCGGTTTGCAATCGATTAATTATGCTCGTAAAATAAGCCAATTCGAAATGGTTGTGGTTTGTTCTGTCTCTATACATATATGCCTGCCATTGCGTAATTTTATGCCCATACGAATATCTGTTTGCTCGTCATCATCCATCGCGATAGACTCtaaatacctacaaatttaAACCAACCGACACTAAAAGGTACCTAATACTCTGATATTATGGAAAATCTACCATgtaccatcatcatcatcgtatgGAATGTGGGAGGGTACGGAAATTGAACCCGAAACTAATTCGGTTCATTAACGACAATAACATAGAACGAGAAGATCTATTCgttcaaatacatacatacgcaGAGTCGCAGACAACAAATAAATTGTACGCTGTACACCTATGATTTGTATTCACATTTCATACGCCGCTGAATCATCTAACCTGTTGCAGTTTTTAATTTGCGTCGAAttgttagaaaatttttcacgtcGTTGTAAGCGGTAAAAATAAAACAGCGGTttaagtcgtcgtcgtcgtcatgatcgtcgtcgtcgtcggcgcATTTATCAGCTTTGTAACAGCTGTCAGAGGAATAGCAATATAAtatcgtacctctacctatgttaTACATCGTATACACCTGCAACACGTATCGTATCGTTCTCTCTTCGGTAAACAAGTCGTACAGcggtaattttttcagctcaaaacgAATTTAAGAGACTTTATAAGGCGTTGAATTCGAGTTTATGTGTGGCATCCAGCatacttatacttacatatattttcaattatcaGCGCTGCAGAGGAGTGAAGTGTAGTTTGTTTTTCCATCTGCGGCTGAAAAAGCTCACGATGAGTGCTGGGGAAAGATTTGAAATGGAAATGGTAAAAAGGATTGAATTTCTAGCTCGAATTTAATTTCAGTAGTGAAATACCTATGAGAAATGATGTGGAGTGGAAGCTTAGCTTAGAATACCCGGaatcgtttttttgtaaaataaacaatattgtttttcttcggattttaatctaattttcaaaatttgttacaGGAGCATATCGTAACGAAATCTTCGCAAAGTACTTGCAGCGATGGATCTCTTCTTAGCATGGGAAGCTCCGAAATTGACGAGGTTGGTGTATTGGATTTGTTCgtataaatttaataatgaaatattttacgaGAGAATTTCTCAGTTTCTTATTAACCGGTGTTGCTCATGTTCCCCCGGAATTATAATGTTAAGTACAAAGTTTGATAGGTTGGTACCTAAAAATTATTGGTGCTGAAACGGAAACTTGTGGTCTTCatggggtttcaaatttttcaaaatatttccaaaatgaatcgcataaattgatagaaaaaattcaatggtGCGTTATTATAAgtatcagaaaatttaatttctagtCAAAATGTTACATTTACGTTTAGATGCCCGAGTacataaatgagaaaattcataccgggggggggggggtaaatttttccaaaaatcttttataacacgtcaaaaaaaatgcaatttttctcaCTCATGTCATGATAAGAAGTGAAAATATGACTTACATGAACGTATGCATAGAGTTGTGCATTctcaattgcatttttcaagattctaaGACATTTTTAGATGATAAATTTTGGCCTAAAAGTGAACCATATTCTCACTAAATCGCTCATGTCAAgattttaatgtaattttttgatgaagtttGAACCCAAAAAATACACCTTTTCTCACTCATATCGTCAAAAGTAGTTTTCTAAAAACAATGGTAGGTTGAATAAGACCTGGAAATAAAATTCCCAATTTTGTAGCTACCCAATcgcatattttttgattttaaggcatttcttgaaaaaaaagtggctttATTCAGAAAAACTCATTATTTTTACTCACGACAAAATTGGGTTCTTGGAATGTGATAgtaaattgtaatttatttattctaATGACCATAATACGTTTTTCTGGGATAATTGGTCGtttgatttttcctcaatttatgcaatttttgactatttgaagggctaattgtgaaagtcgccttagtcagcagtgatttttgtacaaatcagtgaaaacgttgttgtcctgcttcagtgataatgtaaaaacttaatggtcaagtattaaaaaaacatcttcaactatcccagaatgcattacaatactcatttttccctttaaaattgatgaaatatgaaaaaaaaaaatgtttaaacttgtgtgaacaaaaaaatgactaaggcgatcgactttcacaattagcccttcattttgagaattttaaaacccccaattttttgattggacaactgatttttttttgaaagctgctCTATGGGTGACTatgatttgctaaaaaaaaaagtggaaaaacaTGTGACTGGGTGACCGAGAGATTCTCTGGTTAGTTCCATGGTTTGCATTTTTATATGAACAGTGTAGATgcagtttttcaacaaaaaaattgtttaaatgacaaaactcactttttttaaattgaaaagcaaaaaaaaattggaaaattatttttttcagaaaaaaaaattactaaaaaatcggaataaataggtaggtatttaaaaaagaagatgaattcaattatgttttttgagaaaagaatCGTGCAATGAAAGAAATCTCATCACCTGAACCTCATCAAATATTGGTAACTTATCttgacactgaaaaaaaaatgtgaagaaaaatatgtattttagtacaaaaaatttttaaaaaaaacttttttcgggAAAATGAATAGATGCAAAATTCGCCGAGATCTGATAAAATGATATTCTGATTAAgtagtaatttttataatatcgaaaaaaaaaactgcaaaacttgaaaaaccaaaaaaaaaattgaaaattgataatttattaaataatttcttCGCAActccttatattttttttttcaacatgaaaaaatggaaaaactgatttttttctaagttatgtgaaaaatgtaatttagatctgatcaaatattcatattttcatcaagcaattttttggttgtaaaaaaaaataataaaaaaaaaaaaacagaaaaatttgaggaaaaaatgaaaatactcatttaaacaaaaaaaattgattaggtaattatcgaaaaaaaaaactaaaaagaatagTGCAATAAAAGTCATCTATATATAACCAAATCCAAATATTGTTCGATTGaatgtttgttttttagttttatttttttgactaaattggtgaatgagaaatttttaaaaaatgacaaaatattgcaatttttgacgcTTTGtgagaaaatcttgaaatttaaaactacaaaagaaaaattgttgCAATACAGTTTATCAAAATAGTACTGAACTAAGTTATGTAATGTGCTTTATACCTACTCCACTaacataaatttttacattttttttcttctcgcagGAATCGTACTGTCACAGTTCCAGGCATTCTTCGAAACTTTCTTTGTACGAGAAAAGAATTTCCACCGGATCTTATTCAGCGACTTCGAgtaattatagaattttttttcctttttaactCATATACGATAAAATATGATACGTCGAGGTCAGATCTACATAGATGCGGGCATTAAATACGAATTAAATGGTACTCGGACATGTACACAGATACACTCCGGGTCGTTCGAGGcattaatgaaataaaattttattacaattaaCACGATATAACATATAAGTGTACCTAACTTGTGCCCTCTGTTCCGTATCGATGTACTGTTAACTGTTTCGTTCGTCGTatatgtgttcttttttttattattttccttcTTAATTCGATTTTTATATGGtgacgttgttttttttttgtacaaacaGATAATGACAGATCTTCGACGAATAATTCGCCGTCCGGTAACGGTACGTCGCTCAGTCACAGCGCCGCTAAACATAAAATGGCCGTCAAACCAAAACGTAATCATGGGGCGCCTCATAAAAAACGTCAGGTTAGTATCACTATGTGTAAATTAACGACTTGACgatagtttttaaatttttttctgcacctAGACTAGTTATTAATTGACTATACGATTCAATATACTTGAATATATTTTCTGCGCAGATAATAACCAACAATACGTTGCCAACGACGCCGGAAGTTAACGAAGAAAATAGTCATAAAATTCTTCCACCAGAAGATAAACAACAAAAAGGTAATTGTTTGAATTGTTTGCGATGTTATTGTTTCAAACAGCATCGCGAACCGCATCAATGTTCGCAATCTGTATTCGATGAAAATTCCGATACCCGACGAGaatatttttacaagaaaaatcccGTCTATAGCGACCCAGCCACCGCCGCCGAAcagtatggaaaatttttattcaggcATTCGGCTTTACATGCTTTTAAATACGATCAAGTGTACACCGATTTTACCACAATACAACATGTTTCGAGATGTAATGCTATGGCTGCCACTGGTGCTGCTGCTCCTGGCAGCTTTGTCGATCAAACAACGTTTAGTGTAGAAAGAAGCAAACAGGTTCCGAGATGCGGTAGtagaatttttaccaaatataGGACCTCTCGAGTGTCGCTGAGGAGGACTAAAATCGAAGCTTcgatacgtaaaaaaaatatacccaaGGAGACGCGAGTTCATAGTTTGACCAATGATAATAAAAGAAGGAATTTATATCGGTATCCTAAGTTCTATTACGAGttcattttgaaagatttggAAAGGGAGGCTTTGTAGATGTtgaatgggggaggggggatttgttgaaaaatgtttgcggGGATTCAGTTGAGATCTGAAATTTGGTGCGACTTGGTTGAAGTCCATATAATATTGTCTCACGAGGAAACTTTCTGCCGTTTCTGGAGTGTTCGCAGTTGActagaatgaaattttgttcgaaCTTTTGCACGAGTGGATGAACTTAACGTcatatttgttttgtttttttttttttaaatttgtctgAACAGAATTAAAGAAGTTATggttcaaaacttgaaattttaaaacaatgtgTCGAAGGAATTATAAACTCAAATCCCACTAgcaattcgttcaaaatttgaaaaaaaaaaagtaaagaggCTTAATTGattgtttgtaattttcttcGAGGTACAATTCTCAGTGTCTCTTTAGAGCCCTCTCtcgtcattttggaaaaaagtagaaaaattacgAGAATGTGGTGTGACTTATCAATGCCCTCCAATTCGAAAACGTTgagttcaattttattatttgcaTTCGACTTGACTGGAAAATTTGCCCTCGTTGAATTTTCTGTATTCAAATTGatacaaattgaagaaaaatatccCAAACTAATTTGTTAGCGAAAAACTCAGGCGTTGTAAATCtttgcaatttattttttattcgttcttGTATTTTCTGAGTCGATTCAAACGAAACCAAACCAGATCGAAGGATCATGATTTGAAACTCTTGTAaccaaatatttcatttttgaatttttttttttttttgaataaaataaaccaATGACAGTTTTGAAATTACTATTCAAAAACTTCCAGTTTTAAGCAACAACTAAAAAAAGATTGGTACTTAAGTTGACTTTTGACTCTTCCAGAGctattcaaaatttctggaaaaaatttaaaactcgctggagactccagaatggcctaAAATTGGTGGTTTTCAAACTGGTTGCAGGGGGAGGGTGGGGGAGGGAGATATGgagattgaaatgaaaaaattattcgcgctggtgcattttaattttgaaaaaaaatgaaaaatttttaaaatcatcataagagagtttttgaattttctaattgtcaaaaatttgcccaaaatcaaaaaatgaaattgagtaCCCGAAATTTTGGGTACGAGCATTTTATGAACTGCTTTTTTGAACCAGCTTGGGTTTGTTCAAATCGGAAAGAAAAAGATATTGCACGGGAAAAGaatcatttcacaaaaattaataaatatgtAGCAcgtgaggaaaaaaaacaattcatctaCTGCacaagtagtgattttttttgctgttttgggCAATAGGAGGAGATGGGTGTTATTTGGATTAAAATAGATTTCACCAGAGAGTTTTTGAACACACTTTTGGGCAGTTTTAAagaaaactacgattttttgacagttattttggcaaaaaaaacaagattttgaccaaaaaaagcaaaacttgttcacaattttagcaaaaaaagacTTTCTATCAATTTGTAGCGATTTAGActattttttcggaatttcaccagaaaaacatcaaaggaaaattttttcaaaaactaaaaaatttatagcaatttttgaaaaaaaccagggtttttgacagttttgtaaaaagcaaaatatttgGTAATTccggaaaaaagaaaaacttgaaagtatttgaaaattttttccaaaaaaaaaaaaaaaaaaaaaactatttcacagtttaaaaactaaaaaaacacaattttttcataatttttagcaatttctgcgagaaattaaattttttggaaagcaaaacttttttgaattcaaaataggtgggagttttttcaaaaaatgaaagacttcccattcgtaaaatttatttgtttatttttacaaaaaaaattttattacaaaataagttatttttctggaaatttttttttggcgaggaatcatttatttttacggggaataattttttttgttggtcaaattttatttggacGTGGATGACATTTCTTTCGTCTTTATAGGTTTTGgtataattaatgcaaaatatccgcgaagaaaaaatgatcaaaacacGTATTAATGCAAGAATTAGTTTTTTGCAAATCTTCAACCGGTCAATACCAAttgaaccctaaaagtggtcttggattttgacggaaaCAACATAGATCGACTCAGAATCTCAAGTTTATGTACTTTCATTTGGAACTAGCCTAACCTATGATGcaataagttttcaaaattctatccaTCAGATTTGTTTAGGGTACCAAAGCTTTCACTAGGGAGCTGGTAACTTAATATCAAACCTTTGATAATAAAGTCACTGTTAACATTGCTGTGTTGACGTTTGCGGTGCTGGAACATGTGTGATTATTTCACTTAATTAATACATAGTTACTTTTCACTCCTACTTAAATCTCAATATTCTTCTAATCCGTGTGTTTTTGCTTTGTATTTGTTGTACAGTCGCAGAAACAGGACAAAGCGACGAGCACGAATCGAATCAAAATTACGTTTATAAAACGTCTCAACGCGAGAGTCGTACTATCGTCGAGTACACCAATCACCACCAACACCAACACCATAGTAGTAATAACAATAATACCAGCGTAACGCAAATCAATACCTCAACGGTGACTTGTTCGACAACGCAACAATCAAAATGTGCTTCATTACCAGCCGGCGTCTCTCTAAGTCCGGCACCGTCTTTCAAGCTAATAACCAGGAGTAAATCGAACGCCGCCAACAGCATTCAGCAATCGCCCGACGAAACAGTCGACGAATCTGCGACCGAGGTTTCgagtaaaaaagaagaaagcgGTTCGTTCTTCAGTCGGCTGTTGTTACGTCGCAGCAGTAAGAAGAAAAAGAACGCCGTAGACGAGTCGGATGCTAATCAAAAGTCAGATATTGAAATGGAATGGGAGACGACTTCGACGGAAAGTGCGACTTCGAGTACTACGAAGGAAGATAGTGGACCGATACCTTACGCTAATGGTATCAATAACGCTATGAAAAATCATCCGCTATTTCGTCAACGTATAGAACCGTTGAATTTACCAGATATTCCGGCTTCTCCGCCTCCTACAGCGATGGAATCGATGCCACCGACGGCTACGAGCAAAATCCATACGTCGACCGTTCCCATCAACATGGACGAATCTGCGGATACGAAATCGTCGATTTCGGTCAAAAAATCGCATAGTTTTAGAAATCACGAAAAGTTACCGTATAGTTGTTACGAAGATACGCCTAGTTTACCGGTCAATATCGGTTTAGTCGAAGAAGAAACCGTTACCGAACGGTTTAGCAAACATTATCGTACAAATCGTAGATCCGTCGACTCGTACCAATCGCTATCGCCGACTTCTTCGATACCAGATTGTAAAAATCGCGCATCCGATGCCTCGTACCAATCGCTATCGCCGTCTCATTCTAGACCGGACTCGTCCGCAGAACTGGAATCGTCGATGATCGACGTACCTGAATACGAAACAGCTGGTTTTCGTCTGGATGTTAAATGGAAACCGACGTCGACTCCGGTTAAACCGACACCGACGCCGGATTACGGTAATATCTCCGTGGTTAATTGCAACAAAGTCAATATCAGCATCGAAGACGGTACCAAAGTAGAAAAAACAACCGACGTAAAAGCTCCAGTTCCGACTCCTAGGACCAGCTTGTTGAGCAAATTTGATACTTCGGATAGTTCTTTATCGAGCTACAAAGAAGGCGCCAGCGAGAAGGAACCAGAAGTTGAAAACTACGTTAACGTAACTGTAACCGAATCGAGCGGTCAAAGATCGATCGTTTCGATCAGCAGCAGCGTTGAAACGAACAGCGAACCACATAGTCCATCGGGTGATTCGGTTTTCGAGCCTCTCGAATTCAACGAGACCATCAACAATGAAATACAACAACCTACCGATCAATCTATCGCTGTATTCGACTCTGAAAAAGATCTCGATAAAAAACACACCGAAGAAGAGGAAGAAATTCGCGCCGAATCGCCTCCTAAAACTCTGCCTTCGCCTAAATCAAAACCCAAACGAGACCAACCCCCTCCTATCATTGCTGAGAAACCAATCATCGTGACTGATTTCGCCAACGGTATCGTCAAAGTGAACGATACAACGGTCGTACTACGTCGTAAGGTCAACGTCTCCCAAGCTAGAGACGACGAACCGGAGTTGATGAAGGTATTCGCCAGACGTTCGTTGAAGCTCAAAGAGCCCGATGGTCTAGATGAAGTGATCGATATCGTCACTAAATCTAGAGACAGTAGCGATAAAGAGAACGAAGATAACAATTCGTCGTCCGAAGAACAACCACGTAGTGCGAATAAAAAGAACGAAATCAAACTAGATTCGACGAAAACTGCTTTCAGTAAGTTCCAAAGGAGCGTCAGTCAAGATGTTCAAATGAGTAAAAGTATCACCGTCCTTACGTCGAATAATAACGAGAAAAGACAAAGATGCAGATCGATTCCTAATGAAATGGATACAACGCCACCGAAATCACCTCCTCCCATTATTTCAACCAATGTTGGAGAAGAGATTAtcgtcgaaaaagaaaaaaccgaGGTTAAAAACGAAACGCCTTATAAACGTATTCAGCAACGTAGAGAAGAATGGGAGAAAAGAGCCCAGCAAGCCAGAGGATCTAAATGAAATGCTGTGCTTCGTTGAGATATTGATTTGAAAGTAAAATAGGATGATTTTATTCGGCGTTTATCGAGCattgttttctgattttttcaaggatagATTTTATTTGTTTGCCTCTTCTTCTTTTCTTTAAATCACTGGAAATATGGTCTCTTCGATGCTTCCAATAATAGCCGATCGTCCTCAGACTCGTTATGAACAGGGCTGGACAGAATGCTGGCTCATAGATCAGTTCAGATCtctcgtaaaatttttaaaacaatacgtGTCTAATAAATGCTGTAATTTTGAAgaaggtacattttttaaaaaagtgaccgTTCTTTACACCAAGTGCAATTTTAAATAacgaaatttaaattcaaaaaactttgTTCGTGGATCTAGGATCCACATTCGAATTTTCAGATCTCGTCCAACTGTGTTGAAtgcttttttttatgaaaaattcagaatttttcttcCATTGTTCTACGCATTAGaactatttttaaaactgtGACCATTTTCGTGAAACAATGATTCGTCTTTTCTTCTTTAGATTGCTTGACAATCGCTTTAAATTATTGCCAACATTTATAATGATGCATTgggctgtgatttttttctcacttcgaAATTACAAACTTATTTAATATGATTTAATCATCGAAGCACGATGCAAAAGCGTGTGTTTAAAACTTGCCTAGGCTACctagttttctattttttttaaatcacgttttatcgc encodes:
- the LOC135835885 gene encoding uncharacterized protein DDB_G0284459 isoform X4, translating into MPRMQNNDCKLDRKNRFVEIVTGNFHVFGMSCVREASPPLQDTDHLRNDMKKKKLLQPFRAIGRILRRKPRSPVISSSNGSVDAVAATIRSSKENFDACEQPLDSNWEPTNKSHSTSHLTDDTTDNSQRRTLQSTLLSVSHDSVFTAEQRSPDSGSETSLYIHPTRLNFPHSSVREHIVTKSSQSTCSDGSLLSMGSSEIDEESYCHSSRHSSKLSLYEKRISTGSYSATSNNDRSSTNNSPSGNGTSLSHSAAKHKMAVKPKRNHGAPHKKRQIITNNTLPTTPEVNEENSHKILPPEDKQQKVAETGQSDEHESNQNYVYKTSQRESRTIVEYTNHHQHQHHSSNNNNTSVTQINTSTVTCSTTQQSKCASLPAGVSLSPAPSFKLITRSKSNAANSIQQSPDETVDESATEVSSKKEESGSFFSRLLLRRSSKKKKNAVDESDANQKSDIEMEWETTSTESATSSTTKEDSGPIPYANGINNAMKNHPLFRQRIEPLNLPDIPASPPPTAMESMPPTATSKIHTSTVPINMDESADTKSSISVKKSHSFRNHEKLPYSCYEDTPSLPVNIGLVEEETVTERFSKHYRTNRRSVDSYQSLSPTSSIPDCKNRASDASYQSLSPSHSRPDSSAELESSMIDVPEYETAGFRLDVKWKPTSTPVKPTPTPDYGNISVVNCNKVNISIEDGTKVEKTTDVKAPVPTPRTSLLSKFDTSDSSLSSYKEGASEKEPEVENYVNVTVTESSGQRSIVSISSSVETNSEPHSPSGDSVFEPLEFNETINNEIQQPTDQSIAVFDSEKDLDKKHTEEEEEIRAESPPKTLPSPKSKPKRDQPPPIIAEKPIIVTDFANGIVKVNDTTVVLRRKVNVSQARDDEPELMKVFARRSLKLKEPDGLDEVIDIVTKSRDSSDKENEDNNSSSEEQPRSANKKNEIKLDSTKTAFSKFQRSVSQDVQMSKSITVLTSNNNEKRQRCRSIPNEMDTTPPKSPPPIISTNVGEEIIVEKEKTEVKNETPYKRIQQRREEWEKRAQQARGSK